TGTTCAAGCCAAAGACTCCTAAGGGTCAGACTCCAGTTccagttgttgttgttgcattGCAAACTACTGGTACACCATCTGGAGTGATTGCTAGTGTTAGTGGTACAAAGGACCCACGTTTAGCCCGTGATGAGTTGTTCCAGAGCCATTTCAAGATTGGGAATGCGAAGGAATTTCATTTGGGCCATTTGGCACAAGCTGAAGGTGAGttcaagttgttgttggatgACAAGTTGGTTGCCCTAGAAGATGATGCTATTTTACAGTTGAATGAGGAGAAATTTGTGTTGAAGGGTGGATTAGTTAAGGATTATTTGAAGTCGTTTGAGCCAGTTGAAGTGGACTTTTCTCAAGTTATTGAGGCCAAGCCTAAGGAAGCTGCTAAGCCAAAGTCTAAGAGCAAGGAGAAGGAcgcttctgctgctgctctaGAGGATGCCAAATTGATTGGTATTACTGTTGACAAGGCTTTGGACTTTTCTGGATGGTACCAACAGATCTTGACCAAGGGTGAGATGTTGGACTACTATGATGTTTCTGGTTGTTACATCTTGAGACCAGCTTCTTATGCTATCTGGGAGCAAATCCAAAGATGGTTTGACGATAAGATCAAGGGTCTTGGTGTGCAAAACGCTTACTTCCCtatgtttgtttcttcccGTGTGttggaaaaggaaaaggacCACATTGAAGGTTTCGCTCCAGAAGTCGCTTGGGTCACGAAGGCTGGTTCCTCGGAGTTGGACGAGCCAATTGCTATCAGACCAACTTCTGAGACTGTTATGTACCCATACTATGCCAAATGGGTTCAATCCTACAGAGACTTGCCAATCAAGTTGAACCAATGGAACTCTGTCGTGAGATGGGAATTCAAGCATCCTCAACCTTTCTTGAGAACTAGAGAATTCTTGTGGCAAGAAGGTCACACTGCCCACTTGACTaaggaagaagctgaagaagaagtcatGCAAATCTTGGACTTCTACGCCGGTGTGTACGAAGAATTGCTTGCCGTTCCTGTCGTTAAGGGTAGAAAGaccgaaaaggaaaagttCGCCGGTGGTGACTTCACCACTACCTGTGAGGGTTACATTCCACAAACTGGTCGTGGTATCCAAGGTGCTACTTCCCATCATCTAGGTCAAAACTTCTCCAAGATGTTCAACATTAGTGTCGAAAACCCATTGGGTTCTGAACATCCAAAGATTTACGCTTACCAAAACTCCTGGGGTCTATCTACCAGAGTCATCGGTGTCATGGTCATGATCCACTCCGATAACAAGGGTCTAGTTATTCCACCAAGAGTCTCCCAATTCCA
The Kluyveromyces marxianus DMKU3-1042 DNA, complete genome, chromosome 1 DNA segment above includes these coding regions:
- a CDS encoding proline--tRNA ligase, which codes for MSLEETFGKLAIDGGDGAIAVKSLVFKPKTPKGQTPVPVVVVALQTTGTPSGVIASVSGTKDPRLARDELFQSHFKIGNAKEFHLGHLAQAEGEFKLLLDDKLVALEDDAILQLNEEKFVLKGGLVKDYLKSFEPVEVDFSQVIEAKPKEAAKPKSKSKEKDASAAALEDAKLIGITVDKALDFSGWYQQILTKGEMLDYYDVSGCYILRPASYAIWEQIQRWFDDKIKGLGVQNAYFPMFVSSRVLEKEKDHIEGFAPEVAWVTKAGSSELDEPIAIRPTSETVMYPYYAKWVQSYRDLPIKLNQWNSVVRWEFKHPQPFLRTREFLWQEGHTAHLTKEEAEEEVMQILDFYAGVYEELLAVPVVKGRKTEKEKFAGGDFTTTCEGYIPQTGRGIQGATSHHLGQNFSKMFNISVENPLGSEHPKIYAYQNSWGLSTRVIGVMVMIHSDNKGLVIPPRVSQFQSVIVPVGITAKTSDEQRAKIHESAKDVESRLRKAGVRVFGDYNDNYTPGWKFAQYELKGIPLRIEMGPKDLEKQQVTCVRRNDGKKVVVSLDELEKRIPEVLEELQQDLFNRAKELFDSHRVIVDEWKGFVPALNKKNVILAPWCGVEECEEDIKASSAKKDDGEEFEVDDKSPSMGAKSLCIPFQQPPLKSGQKCVKCDREAKQYCMFGRSY